A window from Malaya genurostris strain Urasoe2022 unplaced genomic scaffold, Malgen_1.1 HiC_scaffold_15, whole genome shotgun sequence encodes these proteins:
- the LOC131439929 gene encoding H/ACA ribonucleoprotein complex non-core subunit NAF1, which yields MDDNNKGNDPIDIPEQSVLRQEILDETNKLSVDTLDKGQDQTSPVSPLIVESMAMDSVGVPSKLDSNLSKGCIQKILCKDNPTDIEMDLAEDSTQRAHSVKIEKQEKTLSYQESVAREQAVESHAVIQIANSSLSLLSQYISSDSDSNITDSEEELPKITAQTIKQESESDSGEECVEVIHNTSNYRTNQSAIVISDTETAPDVTDHESDNDLFSSEEEDETAPAVPVKAKGETLIHELPPIEELQISVSEEQCKSIGHIQSIVAQIVIVQSMAGVELLNIDTVLFLEKGKRSLGKIFDVIGQVAAPMYCVLFNSRQEVIDKGIHIGSPVYCAPRTEHTQFIILSDLMKQRGSDASWLDDGETPEYALDFSDDEQERVARKHRHNSNSSTGRQTPDGNPRPPFYRRGRGRGFHRGRPYSHSWHYNISRQNQPLRVLNPFSIASNSSRISSQPPPPPPSAQN from the exons ATGGATGACAATAACAAAGGAAACGATCCAATAGATATTCCCGAACAAAGTGTACTCCGACAAGAGATTTTGGATGAAACAAATAAATTATCAGTAGACACACTTGATAAAGGTCAAGATCAAACATCGCCTGTGTCTCCATTAATAGTGGAATCTATGGCTATGGATTCGGTTGGTGTGCCTAGTAAGTTAGATTCTAACTTATCTAAAGGATGTATTCAAAAAATATTGTGCAAGGATAATCCGACAGATATTGAAATGGATTTAGCAGAG GATTCCACACAAAGAGCCCACAGtgttaaaattgaaaaacaagaaaaaacatTGTCTTATCAAGAGAGTGTAGCCCGAGAACAAGCAGTTGAATCGCATGCTGTAATTCAGATAGCCAACAGTTCATTATCACTTCTTTCTCAATACATTAGCTCGGATTCGGATTCTAATATAACGGATTCTGAAGAAGAGTTGCCGAAAATTACTGCTCAAACAATCAAGCAAGAATCAGAATCCGATAGTGGCGAGGAATGTGTAGAAGTTATACACAATACTTCAAACTACCGAACTAATCAATCTGCGATAGTTATCAGTGATACAGAGACCGCACCGGATGTAACAGATCATGA GTCTGACAACGATCTTTTTTCATCGGAAGAAGAAGATGAAACTGCACCAGCAGTTCCTGTAAAAGCCAAAGGGGAAACTTTAATTCATGAACTACCACCTATAGAGGAGCTGCAGATTAGTGTTTCGGAGGAACAATGCAAGTCAATTGGTCACATTCAATCAATTGTCGCACAGATTGTTATTGTTCAATCTATGGCAGGAGTAGAACTCCTTAATATCGACACAGTTCTTTTCCTAGAGAAAGGCAAGCGTTCTCTTGGAAAAATATTTGATGTCATCGGCCAGGTAGCCGCCCCAATGTACTGTGTACTATTCAATTCCCGTCAAGAAGTAATTGATAAAGGAATACATATAGGATCACCCGTTTACTGTGCTCCACGAACCGAGCATACACAGTTCATTATTTTGTCCGATCTGATGAAGCAGAGAGGATCTGATGCGAGTTGGTTGGATGATGGTGAGACACCCGAGTATGCATTGGATTTCTCAGATGACGAACAAGAACGAGTAGCTCGGAAGCACAGACATAATTCTAATTCCAGTACTGGAAGACAAACACCAGATGGAAACCCCCGACCACCCTTCTACAGAAGAGGTCGAGGTCGTGGGTTTCATAGAGGACGGCCGTATAGTCACAGCTGGCATTATAACATTTCAAGGCAGAATCAACCACTACGAGTGCTTAATCCATTTTCCATTGCATCCAATTCGAGTCGAATTTCATCTCAACCGCCTCCACCACCTCCATCAGCGCAGAACTAG